The genomic interval cacattttttaatatattttaatatttttaaaaaataaaaaaaatatatattaatatatttaaaattacttcattcattattaaataaataataataataatttcactaAACAGTCAAATGGGATGGTCAATTTGGAGCGGCAAACTAgctttattcaaaataataatcgtTGACAGTTGAAAAAGGTccatatccatatatataacaaaagaaaTACTTGATTTACAAAgaatttccataaaaaaattaaatatataaacttgaTTTGTTTTAATGCGATGCATTGTATTATAAAATTTCATTCTCGCTTAGATACAGAAACCATATCAcatcatcttatatcatctcatcattataacttttttaaatcttcacacaaaatataataaacaatttaagtGACTCACTATTTTTCATGAAAGATCTAGGTCCTCTCCACTATTTTTTGGAATCCAGATCACTCTAACTCTTGATGGCCTTACCCTGACCCAAACTAAATATGCTCTTGACATTTTAGATCATGCCCAAGTGACTCACTTAAAGCCCATGGGCAGTCCCGTGATGGCTAAGACCAAAGGTCTTACGTCCACAGCTCTTTTTGCGGACCCAATCGAGTATTGCAATCTTGTCGGAGCTCTCCAATATCTTATCCTCACTCGCCCTGACCTTGCATACAGTGTTCACTTTGTGTCTTAATTTATGCACTCTCCTATtaaatctcattttaaaatgGTTAAATGTATACTTAGATATGTAAAAGGTAGAATAGATTTTGGACTAGACTTCATTTTATCTCCAACTCTACACTTGATCTTTATACTTTAtctgatgcagattgggctggATGCTCTCTCACCCGATACTCCACGACAGGCTATTGTGTCTTTCTCGATAGTAATTGCATTTCTTGGTCTGCCAAAAAGTAACATATTGTATCTTGTTCGAGCACTGAAATTGAATATAGAGTTATGGCCCACACTACTGCTAAGCTCACTTGGATCTCTTTCCTTCTTCTGGACCTTGACATCATGCTCCACACATCACCATTATTGCTTTATGATAATCTAAATGCACTTTACATGGTTGTTAACCCAGTCTTCCATACTCGAAGCAAACACATTGAGATCGATTACCACTATGTACGTAAATGTGTTGCTCTTGGTCTTCTTCATACCCGACATGTCCCAACATCTTTGCAACTTGCTGATCTTTTTAGCAAATTGCTTGGGCGCCCAACTCTCTATCCTCTTTGCACCAAACTTGGCCTCATACATCCATATTGGCAGCAAATCCTcccaattttgtattttgtcaaCTTTGTATTTTTGCCAATTACCTTGTATAACCAGTCTCTAACGGTACAATACATCTTGTATTGATGTAGTATAGATTATAAATAGCAATAGTATACTCTCGGGTGCGTTTGGTTATTAAAtacctctcaactcatcattacaactttttaaaatttcaacacaaaatataataaacaattcaactttttcaaatcacaaaataataataatattaaaaaataatattctaacaatattttattatctcaactcaactcatttcaacatccaaacgcaacctcaGTATCACTCACGATGATTGAGACATTTTATCAAATAGTTTAAGCTCACGTTGTCTTTAGCCACCACATGACACACCCACCCCATTATCCCTCACTCACCTCTACATGATCTCATAAACGAACATCCCTAGGAATATAATCCCCTTTAAATGTCCAATGCACACTAACTCAAACACACCATCAAAAAGGCTAATCATGCAAATCTGCTTGGCTCATCACATGTGGCGAGTCAACCAACTCAACACCTATAACGTCCGAACGCGTGTTCGAAGAGTATCATGATCTCATGGGTAGTCCTAGTAGAAAAACACAACTTTAAAATGGTTATAGAGGAGATCACCCTAGTAATGAATTGACTAAAGAAGTTGGAAAAATGAATGGCTAGTGCTATTGTGCCACCTAAGTTTGCTCACTTGGTGTGCTCCCTAATGTAAattctactttttaaaaaataaaaatataaaatataaatacacagaatagtcattttcttaaccattaattaaaaaaatattaaaaataaagtaaaatatatgAGCGGTCAAATTGAGGCGGCAAACTCAAGAggtataataacatttttcaaaacgaatAGACTCAAGATTTCTAGGTTTTGGAGGAACAGAGGCGATTATGATTCTTCTTGTCCAGGGAGAAGAGCTCTTGGGAGGTGGAGGAGTCGAAGAAGTAGATCAATTGAGGGGGCTTAGGAGGGGAGTTGGGGGAAAAACAAGTTTGTGGGGGgttttgaagaaagaaaaaagaggaaaagggTGAGAATGGATATGGGGATGGTGGCAAATAATAACATGTCAATCAAATTTTAGAGgtataaaatattacataaaaataaatttataaaataacgtaattttatgtatttcgttaaaactatctcaagataaaaataactttacaatcttaTATACTATATCAAACTACGTCATTTCATAAATGACGTAACTTCAAACATTTCGTTAAagttatttcaaaataaaaataattttataattttatatactatatcaaaCTACGCCACttcataaatttacttttatataatattttcataactaAAGCACTTTTGTGTCGAGAAAGAGTTGCATGTGCCAAATTATTTTCGTTGTTGGAAAGTTTGAATGATTTGGTTCATTGTGAAGTAATATAGTAAAATTTTagtattgtataaattattttttttttaagtcaaaatCTTAATATGGCAAGGGATGctttcaaacaaaatgaaagaTTTGGATCTATATTTCCCATAATCCCATATCTCTATTGTCCATATGTGCTTTAGGCCTTCTGGTTTGACTAGCAGAGCTGCCACGTGAAAGCTGCAATGCAGCTCGTTGGTTATCTACGTGACCCATTTTTCCAGTTCGTCCTTTCCTGGCATCCAAACAACCCCCGAACGCTCGAAAGTCGAAACAGGAAAAAAAGATCCATATTCGAAGAAAATGGCGAAAACCCCAATGTCTCTCACGGCAATTCTCACCCTTTTCCTTCTCCTATCAACACTCGCCGCATCATCCCCCACAACCACCACCGACGATGCGCAGTCCGCGTACAAGGCCCTCCAAGACTTCAACTTCCCCGTTGGTCTGCTCCCCAAAGGTGCCTTGGGCTACGAGCTGGACCGATCCAACGGCAAATTCAGCGCATTTCTGAACGGTTCTTGCAGTTTCTCCCTCGAGGGCTCATACGACTTGAAATACAAGTCCACCATTAGCGGCTACATCTCCGAGAACAGGCTCACCAACTTGAGCGGTATCAGCGTCAAGGTCTTGTTCTTTTGGCTGAATATCGTGGAGGTGGTTAGGGACGGGGACCAGCTCAAGTTCTCTGTGGGTATTGCATCGGCTTCTTTTCCTATCGATAGTTTCTATGATTCCCCGCAGTGTGGGTGTGGATTCGATTGCGATAATGGCCAAGTAAggaaatttaaattcaatccttTTGTATCTTCTATGTAATCGGAATTTTGAactcttatcattttttttttttttttggtggtatTTGGATGGTGGGTTATATTTCACAAGAGATTAATGGCAATAGGTTTCGGTTATCTTTCGCACATGATGAATTCTGGAACAAAGTCTTTTGTTTTACTGAGGTTTGATTATTTAACTTTTGAGTGGTCGTTTACATTTCTTGTATAGAAATTCGATTTGTACAGAACCACCTGCAATGAAAATTAATAGGTACTGCGGTTTGTTTGATGTTCTGGGAATATGGTTGTGATCTTGTTTCGAAAACACTGTAAGCTGGCCTGGTGGGAGAGAATGGAAATGTCTTGAGTGCTTTGTTTTCATGTCAAAAGGGGACCTTCTGTTACGGACCTTGGCAGAGATTTGTGCCATGTGGATTGGGGAGGAATAGGCGAACTGGAATCATTCCAAAAATTGTTGAGCTGAATAGCTCTgttgaattgattttatattGGGGGAAATGGGAAAAGTTTTCTGACTAGGCTAGATTGAAGTGGGAGATGTAGTCAAAGATTAGACTCTGGCATGGTGTGTGTAGTGTCATGGTATGGCTAATCAAGGAGGTTTCCCTGATGCGTACATTGCTGCTGCTCTTGTCAAAGAGACAGAGTTTTCTATGGCAGATCATCTGGAGGGTTAATGACAAAACCGGTTTTACAGCTACATTTTAAATTTAGGGCACTTTTGTAATataagttgtaaaatagttataggagcatcattaatttacaaaatgCACCCCATTTGAAAGAGAGTTGTAAAAAGGGTTGTATCTTTATAATTTTCCTTAAGATATCTAGCAACCTTTCTCATTGCAATGCAAGTTTTATTCAAAAGGCCCATGATTGGGCTGTAGGGGCCTATACAATATtcttttatatgttatatccTATAGTTGGAGAAGCAGAGGGGGTGAACGCAAGCTCCTGCAGACCCCTTCCAAGAAAGGGATGTTCAATGCCCTGTCTTTCTATATTTGTTCTTAGATCCCCTGTAAATCTGTGATAACAAGCTGGCAGACTAAAGTCTCCCAAGATCtgtattattttcttggatagCCTCATCAGAGAAGATTTACACCAGGGATAGTCTAAGAAAAAGACACATTGTTGTGATTGAGTGATTTGGCATGCGTAAGAGAAGCGGGAGCCTATGGATCACGTTTTACTCCATTGTGACACTGCGGGTGGGGAGTGTCTTATTCAGCCAAGTTAGATTGGCTTGGGTCATGGCAAGAAGTGCAGTGGACCTGTTTAACTCTTGGAGAGGGTTACGTGATTGCCCATAAATTGCAGCAGTGTGGAAAATGGAACCTATTTTCATCATATGGTGTATCTGGAGGAAAatgaatgatagaaatttttATGAGTGTGAACGGAGAATGAAGGAGCTATCGAattgtcattttctttccttttatgaCCATTGTGAGAGAtttagagagtgaaaagcaagaAGAATTCCCGTGTGGGGATGGCTATTAGTTTGATGTATCCATGCTTAAGGGTCCATGTTTGCTTCTCATCGAAGCTACTATTTACCTGCTGAGAGTTACTTTGTTGATATATGATGTGACAAATCTTAACATACAGAAATGATGACGAATTCTATGGCAGTTTGTAAATTCGAAAGATCTATGTATCATGTTAACTCTAGATGTTACGgctatgtttgaatgttgagatgattcgagttgatctgtgaatagtaatgttTTGTTGATCCCATTGAAATGTATTTGAATGGAAGTAGATtgatatatgtgtttaaatgt from Juglans microcarpa x Juglans regia isolate MS1-56 chromosome 4S, Jm3101_v1.0, whole genome shotgun sequence carries:
- the LOC121263799 gene encoding uncharacterized protein LOC121263799, translating into MAKTPMSLTAILTLFLLLSTLAASSPTTTTDDAQSAYKALQDFNFPVGLLPKGALGYELDRSNGKFSAFLNGSCSFSLEGSYDLKYKSTISGYISENRLTNLSGISVKVLFFWLNIVEVVRDGDQLKFSVGIASASFPIDSFYDSPQCGCGFDCDNGQVRKFKFNPFVSSM